A window of Kosmotoga arenicorallina S304 contains these coding sequences:
- a CDS encoding sugar ABC transporter ATP-binding protein — protein sequence MNESGVILKMEKITKTFPGVLALDKVNFSMKKEEVHALVGENGAGKSTLIKILSGVHKPDEGKIFLNGEYVTFSNPIHAIEKGISVIYQELNLVEELSVAENIYLGKENRNWWNLRKGVLIERAEKLLNRLNFPISAREKVKNLNVSEKQLVEIAKAMATNAKVIVMDEPTATITEHEAEQLFSLMRGLKEQGVSIIFISHRLEEVFEIADSVTVLRDGKLISTGKIEQYDKNRLISDVVGRNIEDMYPKENKVTDVTAFEVEELSVPGYVDKLSFSVRKGEILGIAGLVGCGKSEVALAIYGGIKAHSKKALLDGEEFPLPSRPDISLERGILLIPEDRKSQGLVLLLSVMKNIILPNTKFVAKLGHIKWKEGRKISGNLVKMLNIKTPTLSQKVKNLSGGNQQKVVLAKGLVRKPKLIIFAEPTRGIDVGAKVEVYRLMNELANQGVGIIMISSELPEVVSMSDRVLVMHRGVQKAILEGENINQENIMAAAMGG from the coding sequence GTGAATGAGTCCGGAGTTATTTTGAAAATGGAAAAGATAACCAAAACATTCCCCGGGGTTCTTGCTCTGGATAAAGTGAATTTCAGCATGAAAAAAGAAGAGGTTCACGCCCTTGTAGGTGAAAATGGTGCAGGAAAATCAACTTTGATAAAGATTTTGAGCGGTGTCCATAAGCCTGATGAGGGTAAGATTTTCCTAAATGGAGAATATGTAACTTTTTCCAACCCTATTCATGCTATTGAAAAGGGTATTTCGGTTATATATCAGGAACTAAATCTAGTTGAGGAGCTTAGTGTTGCTGAAAATATATATCTGGGAAAGGAAAACAGAAACTGGTGGAATCTCAGGAAAGGAGTACTCATTGAAAGAGCTGAAAAATTATTGAACAGATTAAACTTTCCCATTTCTGCAAGAGAAAAGGTGAAGAATCTAAACGTATCAGAAAAACAATTGGTTGAAATTGCAAAAGCCATGGCCACCAATGCAAAGGTAATCGTTATGGATGAACCGACAGCTACTATCACCGAACATGAAGCAGAACAGCTTTTTTCACTTATGAGAGGACTCAAAGAACAGGGAGTTTCAATAATTTTCATCTCCCACAGACTTGAAGAAGTTTTTGAAATCGCTGATTCTGTTACGGTGCTCAGAGATGGAAAGCTCATTTCTACTGGAAAAATTGAGCAATATGACAAAAATCGCCTTATATCAGATGTTGTTGGTAGAAATATAGAAGACATGTATCCCAAGGAAAACAAGGTCACTGATGTGACTGCCTTTGAAGTCGAAGAATTATCAGTTCCAGGATATGTAGATAAGCTCTCATTCAGTGTAAGAAAAGGAGAAATTCTCGGGATTGCTGGTCTCGTAGGATGCGGGAAAAGTGAGGTTGCTCTTGCCATTTATGGAGGTATAAAGGCCCATTCCAAGAAGGCTCTGCTGGATGGCGAGGAGTTCCCATTACCATCAAGACCTGATATTTCTCTTGAAAGAGGCATTCTGTTAATACCCGAGGACAGAAAAAGCCAGGGATTAGTTTTGCTGTTAAGCGTCATGAAAAATATCATCCTGCCAAATACAAAGTTCGTAGCAAAATTGGGTCACATAAAGTGGAAAGAAGGGCGTAAAATTTCAGGAAATCTTGTCAAAATGCTTAACATAAAGACACCTACGTTGAGTCAAAAAGTGAAAAATCTCTCAGGCGGCAATCAGCAAAAAGTTGTTTTGGCTAAAGGACTTGTTAGAAAACCAAAATTGATAATCTTCGCAGAACCGACAAGAGGTATAGACGTTGGCGCTAAAGTAGAGGTCTACAGACTTATGAACGAGCTTGCAAACCAGGGAGTTGGTATAATAATGATCTCTTCTGAACTTCCTGAAGTTGTAAGCATGAGTGATAGGGTTTTAGTTATGCATAGAGGTGTACAAAAAGCCATTCTTGAAGGCGAAAATATAAACCAGGAAAATATCATGGCTGCTGCTATGGGAGGTTGA
- a CDS encoding LacI family DNA-binding transcriptional regulator: MQKHPGIKDIARIAGVSIATVSRVLNGNSYVSPELSKRVLEAAGKLKYQPNRIARGLRKGKTNTIGFLIPDIENPFFSAIVKGAEDFLRKFGYTILLCSSSGIAEREDELLNVLFSHKVDGLMTIPLESQTPYLEKIERLGIPVVVIDDIIKKKDVSSVASDNYSGMSQLMRYLLDTNHKSFAFLSGDPHTYSGKERLRAFRDVMVRQQENVEYEILFGTYTFNSGIDMLRKLKRIPDAIVCGNDMIAFGVLTELQRMRYKIPDDVSITGFDDVLFSKMTNPPLTTVRQDYYMMGEVAAQLLMDSLNYKKRDSVLLKTELVIRGSSRE, from the coding sequence GTGCAAAAGCATCCCGGTATCAAAGACATAGCCCGGATTGCCGGGGTTTCCATTGCTACTGTTTCAAGAGTCTTAAATGGCAATTCTTATGTAAGCCCTGAGCTCTCTAAAAGAGTTTTGGAAGCTGCGGGTAAACTCAAGTATCAACCAAATCGAATTGCCAGGGGGCTGCGGAAAGGAAAAACAAACACCATAGGCTTCCTCATTCCTGATATTGAAAATCCCTTTTTTTCAGCAATTGTAAAAGGTGCTGAAGACTTTCTAAGGAAATTCGGCTATACTATCTTGCTCTGTAGTTCCTCTGGAATAGCAGAAAGAGAAGATGAACTTCTAAATGTGCTTTTTTCTCACAAAGTGGATGGGTTGATGACTATCCCTTTAGAATCTCAGACGCCTTACCTGGAAAAAATTGAGAGGCTTGGAATACCTGTTGTTGTTATAGATGACATAATAAAGAAAAAGGATGTTTCTTCGGTGGCTTCTGACAATTATTCAGGTATGAGCCAGCTCATGCGCTATCTTCTTGATACCAACCACAAATCTTTCGCCTTTTTGAGCGGAGACCCTCACACTTATTCGGGCAAAGAGCGTCTGCGAGCTTTCAGAGATGTGATGGTTCGGCAACAGGAAAATGTGGAGTATGAGATTCTTTTCGGCACATATACTTTCAACAGCGGCATAGATATGCTCAGAAAGCTAAAAAGAATTCCCGACGCCATTGTTTGTGGCAACGATATGATAGCCTTTGGGGTACTTACCGAACTTCAAAGAATGCGATATAAGATACCTGATGATGTGTCTATTACGGGTTTTGACGATGTGCTTTTTTCGAAGATGACCAATCCGCCATTAACAACCGTAAGGCAGGATTACTATATGATGGGAGAAGTTGCCGCGCAATTGTTGATGGATAGCTTGAATTATAAAAAACGAGATAGCGTTTTGCTGAAGACGGAATTGGTAATTAGGGGGAGTTCTCGTGAATGA